A genomic segment from Terriglobales bacterium encodes:
- the purS gene encoding phosphoribosylformylglycinamidine synthase subunit PurS, with amino-acid sequence MKAYVYVSLKKSVLDPQGKTIHAALRKLGYQGIDELRQGKYFEITLDGGLDKAKAAAEVERVAREVLTNPVIEEFRYSIED; translated from the coding sequence ATGAAAGCGTATGTCTATGTGTCGCTGAAGAAGAGCGTGCTCGATCCCCAGGGCAAGACCATCCACGCGGCCCTGCGCAAGCTGGGCTACCAGGGGATCGACGAGCTGCGCCAGGGCAAGTACTTCGAGATCACGCTCGATGGCGGGCTGGACAAGGCCAAGGCAGCGGCCGAGGTGGAGCGCGTCGCCCGCGAGGTGCTCACCAACCCCGTGATCGAGGAATTCCGCTACTCGATTGAAGATTGA
- a CDS encoding allantoinase — translation MANLTLVYGLRLLPEGEVAEVGDAALKLHNGREARVTMHLLEGSAEEIKKMLSQSVEAFFDIHLDI, via the coding sequence ATGGCAAATCTCACCCTGGTCTACGGTCTGCGCCTGCTGCCGGAGGGCGAGGTGGCGGAGGTGGGCGACGCCGCCCTGAAACTCCACAACGGGCGCGAGGCCCGCGTCACCATGCACCTGCTGGAGGGCTCGGCGGAGGAGATCAAGAAGATGCTGAGCCAGAGCGTGGAAGCCTTCTTCGACATCCACCTCGATATCTAG